ttgtaaaaataaaattgaataaaaaatttgttaacatcaacaataaaataataaattttaaaaattaagaatacaATTAAACccaaaatacttaaaaattaaatataattaaaaccaaaaaaacctagaaattaataaaataaaataaaatattgactccCGTTATATTTTCAACTCTTTATcgaatttatattttcaattagtGTGATTTAGcgaagtgaaagttaatattttaattttatatttttagctttaaagttttgggaaaattgtgttttgaggTGAGATGAGCCTCAAAATTGACCAAAGATCCATATATCATGCacatttaagcccaagacccaaataaagtgtaaaaattaagttgaaagaTGTTATCtttcattaatccctaaaatacccttaacctcTACATAGGCATAtagtgagtgtgaatttcaattttttttttctcttttctattccctattaagtattactcatttctaactttttttttccaatctatatttctattttatgtcaaataaaaagcaataatgttttttttttcatttttaaagatattgaatctttttactcttattataagcaaaaataaaatttttgggatttttcatccaaatgttttttatctctttgtatttatcttttagtttaattttcatttttttcattttaaatttatattaccctttcatttatatttttctcttatttttaattattttttttatattttccatattaaccatattttaaagaatttaaaaattcactcatattatatatatccttttagattttaaatttttaatgttcttattttaaaattttaaaaaagataaatttattgaaaaataactaaaatatgaagttctaatattatattcataatttttattatctagATAAACTAaaagtattttgactcacaacaagaaaattgtccatacaatttttttagtgaaacattcgaaattaaatttcaaataaaatatgttatataaaattttatctaaaaattattgaaaatggtatttaattttttttattgactttcaaacgtatttaatttttttcttgaaaggtaatagaacatgtttgcaaaaaaattagtttttcattttctaaataaatgagtataaatatattaaaagaattaaagataatcttagtaaaaaatttgataaatatgattataattttaaatatagatttatttgaataaatttcacaaaaaaaaaaatagtgaaaagaaataacattgctaaaactacaaatgcaattacaaaattttgatgatgaaatttaaaaataaaattcaaaacaattcttgagtgagagaatttgagtggggaaaaatctttgagtggaaaaaaatgggaaagtttttcaaaatcacttgaaatccttaacaaaaagtagttttgtacacccttgtacaattaataaatttgtcTTGTATAGCTAGTGTAATACCTTtatacaataactcaaattccATATATCGTCTCATGAATATCTGACAATAGGTCgattaaccatgtttgcattggtttggttttaaaaaagaagaaaaattgttgtataattttgttctATTATCATTataagtgaggtacctattcaaatgaccatatacaagttagataaagtgcatgagatgaatgtatgcttAACCAATGTGTGTAAGGAATATCATCTATCCTTAGTTaagggaaataaacaaacaagttttcCAGAATaacttaaaatccttcacaaatgatagtcttgtacacccaaggattgaaatatcggtaaatacggatatatcaatacttggattttacggatatatagaaaatatcggagaaatatcggtggatatttttcatcaaatatcggtgtgacaaaaattatccaaaattgatgggaatgcttagaaaaatccaaagaatgataaaataagcaagaatatacatgttaaagttattttataagtgtaattgacataaatatggtcaaagaaaaaaatattggtaaatagTTTAcgatacttggattttaagaatagaaaatatgaaatttggaattgtACACTTAGAAAGTTggaattgagttaagaaatatttgattttattaaatgaaaacaatttacacataaacataatacatatgacattgcaatggtccttaataccaaaatgaagatcagtgtggttccatcatattgttattgttagatgaagggcccatcttgttgaagacaatattcatACCAGGACATGGAGTTTCGATAGTATTGATTGTATGTACGAACATGCCATGCATAAATTTCTTGAGCCCTACCAACAACTTGTCCATGGATAGGAAATTCAAGGTTTTCCTATGTGCTCGTTTGAAATCCTTGTTGTTGCAGTTGATGTGGAAGGTAGTATGGCATTTGTGTGGAAGAAGGATAGTTATACCTTTCATACTCTTCATCAGTGGAACTTGAAAGATTTTGAGGAGGCTGACCATAAATCATTGCATAAGGGGCATAAATGTTGGCTTCATTTGATGAATCACTGAATTGAGTCTCTACACTCATCGACTCAAAATTGGCCGACAATGAGTCCTCGTTGTATGGCATCATCCTTCGTTGTCTTCCTCTATATGGCTTTCCAATGGCTCCAACACCTGGACTGGCTCTTCTAGAGCCGTGGTCTTCATCTTGAGTACAATGTGTGAAATCATCTTCACAAGTAAATGCCAATGGTTGTCCACTTTGTTATTGTTGTCTAACATCCCCTTCATCATTTCCAGGGTCGCTACCATCATTGGTCCCCTCTCCTCTTGAACCATCATAACCGGAAGCGGAAGTACCAGtagcactaggtctactactatgTTCAACACTCGTGGAGTCAAAAGAAGGTCGAGAAGTGACTGCCGGCTGAGAAATTCCTTGTCGAAATGAATCTCTCGTGTCTTGGCTGAAACTATCAGTATGAACTTCTTCGAATAACACTCGATCAACATCAACACCTGCTTCTCGGACATGTGCGGCAATTCGTGGGTTGGGATTTCCATCTTTATCATCTAAATGAAGAGGTCTAACCCATTGAAACAATtggttatcttcttcttcaccaacCTCAGTTGCAATGTCAAGTAAATTGAGGTAATCTTTCTTTGCAACTTTGTCATGTTCTGCTTCCATGTCACGTATCTTTGGTTTCATGTTATAATAACAGAAAACTAATTGTTGGAGCATCGGGTAAGCAAGccgatttctttgttttgtatgAATTAAGGCAAAcatgctccaatttctctcacaagcTGAAGATGATGCAGTTTGTGATAAAACCTTGATGGCCAACCTTCTTAATGTAGGAGTGTGATTTCcatacatgaaccaccattcagctacaaccaaataaatgatatcaatacttatattggaaatttacaataatatgctaatgaaatgaattattaattcataaataatacTCACCGGGAACCATTTCTGACCTCGAAGCAATCGCTGCTCGATCaccgaatcctctttttgcatctcgGAATAGTATAAtctacatattaaataattgaaagtgaaaaagttgagtaaatgaaattcaattatttaatttatattataactctaataatttacctcatttccaaattgactaagacCTTCTAATGTAGGATCTAATTTCGCAAAGACTTCATGAACAACTTGAAGTAGATCAGGATCAGTACCAACTCCACATTTATATTGAAATCCTAGATTAAGAAAGAATGCTACAATAGTAAAGTAGAAATGTAAAATTAGAATGTTATGAAAGAAACATATTAAATACCAATAAATTTCAAAGATAAATAATACTTACTTGTTGCATGAAGAGGATGTTTAAGAGTTCTATCCCAACGATCTACAATTATTTCTAACACCCATTCTTTAGCATTAAGTCGAATGAGGTTCTCTTTCATAACTCGAATCAATTTGTACACAAATGGCATTATAGGAACAACTTCTGAATTGACAATGCAAAGAACCGTGTATAGCGCCTCATATATTGACACTAGCTTTCCCACTCTTTCCCAGTACGCATGGTCAAACATAAGTGATTCAACTTCTTTGCCGATTAATGTGCGACTTAAGTTGTGTTGTGCCCATTCATCACTGATAAACACTTTCTTCaagtttgctttctttttcaaaagacTGTCGAGGGCTATATAATTGGTTGCAAATCTTGTTGCTCCAGGACGAACTATGTCTCCACCACACACCTTCCGCATCTGTGCAAGCAACCAACCATGGTTATAAATGAAGTTGGTTATCTTTCGAGCCTTTGTAATCACATCTGCAACACTCGTCCTTTTATCGATGTCTTCGAACATTAAGTCGATGCAATGTGCTGCACATGAAGTCCAATAAAGATTGTATTTCTTCATTAACAACTTTCCTGCCTTCACGAATGCCGACCCATTATCTGTAACTATTTGGACCACATTTTGTTTGCCAacttccttgatcacatccttcAACAAACCATATATGTATTTGTTATCCTTTATATTATTTGATGCATCAACAGATTTGAGGAAGATTGTGCTACCTTTTGAAtataccatgaaattaattatgcttAATTTCGTGGGCCCAGTCCATTCGTCAGACATAATCATGCATCCATAAGTCTTCCACTTTTCGCTTTGAATATTGACATAAGCTTCCATGTCTTTGTACTCCATATCCAAATATTGTGTTTGATTTCATAAGGAGACGGTGGTTCTATACCCATACCTACCATGCATATATAATTAAAGCATATAAGAACATTTGTGGCAATCATACTATATAAATAGTAATGATATTGTTAAAATGAATactacttttaaaattatagtaattaactgcttgttgtgcaccaacAATCATGTTCTTGAAGTGGTGAGAGTCTGCTTTACTGGGCGGAACAATCTCATATATGAAGAACTTACTGATCAAACGTCCCATGGTTTCCTTGATGGCACCacctttgaaaagatttttcatAGTTTTCTGTCTTGCTGCTGAAGATTTTTACAATGAGGGTGCATCAAGCAGTGATGGATCTGAATATCGGACACTTTGAGATTTTTGCATTTGCCTTGTTGTTGGATTGGTTGGATGTGAAGACTCgcctattataattattaaaattaaacatatatgctaatttaatattattgataaagttgataagaaacagtaataattcaaattaatattataccTGTTTTTATTTTGCCTTTTATAAAATGTTCTTCTTGTTGTCGATTCCATTCAGCAGCTTTTGATGCTCGAACCGCCTCTCTATAAGCATGTCGCTCATCAGGGTGCATGTCAAccggatacatatacacatcatCACCACCAAGGTTCTCCTCATCGTCCTCATCAGTTACATGTCTATGTCTTCTTCCCATTGTGTCTCGCAGTTATGATCGAATCTCTTCTATATCTGCAGCTTTCTTCActtttgccttattttttttGCTCTAGAAGTCGTCTTATTTCTTGTTTCACTTCTGGAGGCCGTCAGGAcacttttttgtatttgaattaGGGTCTGTATGTGATAAGTGAAATTTAAAACGAGTCATCCCACCACTCTTTATTGCCAACCCACAGTAATTGcatattgttccatttttgtttCCTTCCATAGCTGTACAATATTTCCAACAAGGATCTCGACCCATGATACCACTTTCACTagccattttctaaaattgaattatgaaactaatatcaaatttaaaattattaaagataaaacatgtaagaaatttaatattcatgaaattgataagaactaataaaaattgaaattaaaattgaattatgcatatatgaaatagataaacattacaataaaatttcaatatgaattaaatttaaattaaattaaatttgcatattcatgaaattgataagaattaaattaaattaaattaaatttgcatattcatgaaattgataagaattaaattaaattaaatttgcatattcatgaaattgataagaattaaattaaattaaatttgcatattcatgaaattgataagaattaaattaaattaaattaaatttgcatattcatgaaattgataagaatcattactaattaaaattaaaattaaaattgaattatgcatatatgaaatagataaacattacaataaaattttgataaaaataaattaaattaaattaaattaaatttgcatattcatgaaattgataagaatcattactaataaaaataaaaattgaattatgcatatatgaaatagataaacattacaattacatttccatatgaattagataatatcaattaaactatatataacaaataaaattgaattatgcataataaaataaattttatgaaaggtAAGACATACCTTAATTAGCCTTGACTTGGAGTTAATCTCCTTCaccaccaaattttcaaaataaaaaaattttgctagatcatataagaattttgatgtatgaaatggaatggaatgtgggtatttataggaatttttttggtcaaactagccgttggatGGTCAAATAGccgttataaattaattttaatcgtTGGATCAAAATTTGGTTCAAATTTCACCATTAGATCTTCATATAACCGTTGGAAACACTCCATAGCCCTTGGATAAAGTGAAGATTGATTTTCCATCATTGGATCACAAATTTGACCATTGGAGGCCTTTACAAATACACGGGTGAAATCTGGGCCATCAGATcctcaaaaattcaaatttggcTGTCAGATCAAAATCCTTGAAGCTGCAAAAAAATCGGCGATTAATCGCGATTTTCTTGGCAAAAAATCGtcgattttttgaaaaaatcaacGATATATCGGtaaaatcgccgattttttggGCTCCTCCTCCGGCTTCTCTGCGTGTGCCTCCACTCGCAATTTTTTGCCCAATTTATCGGTGCTTcaccgatatttcgccgatatatcgacgattttgccgattttttCGTCGATCGATAATCGGTGACGATTATCGTTTCGGTGCCACCTGATATCCGATATTTCTCCAAAATATCGGCAATATATCccgatttttcaatccctgTGTACACCTTTGTATAGttagtatattttttatgtaCACTTAGTATAAATACCTTATAGAGTGACCTAAATTCCATAAATCCCTTACTCAATGTGTAACTATAGGtaggttaaccatgttttcattggtttggttcaaaaaatagtggaagatggaaaaacaaaattt
This DNA window, taken from Vitis vinifera cultivar Pinot Noir 40024 chromosome 2, ASM3070453v1, encodes the following:
- the LOC132254761 gene encoding uncharacterized protein LOC132254761; translated protein: MGRRHRHVTDEDDEENLGGDDVYMYPVDMHPDERHAYREAVRASKAAEWNRQQEEHFIKGKIKTGSTIFLKSVDASNNIKDNKYIYGLLKDVIKEVGKQNVVQIVTDNGSAFVKAGKLLMKKYNLYWTSCAAHCIDLMFEDIDKRTSVADVITKARKITNFIYNHGWLLAQMRKVCGGDIVRPGATRFATNYIALDSLLKKKANLKKVFISDEWAQHNLSRTLIGKEVESLMFDHAYWERVGKLVSIYEALYTVLCIVNSEVVPIMPFVYKLIRVMKENLIRLNAKEWVLEIIVDRWDRTLKHPLHATSKYYLSLKFIGI